The nucleotide sequence GTAGCCAACAAGATACTTGCCGAACCCACCAAGATTCTGCGAAGTGCCGCCGAACATGATAATGAGGAGTTATTAGATACTGCGGCTTTGCTGTTCGGATTAAACGGCAGCAGGAATAACAAAAATACAAATAAAAAATAAATATGGATGAATGTTTTATGTTTCCCACCACAAGATTGAGACGTTTACGGACACCTATAATGAAAAGAATGTTCAGTGAAACAAAGCTTTCAGTAGATGACATGATTGCACCACTCTTTGTTGACGAGAATCTCACTCAACCTCAGCCCATACCATCTATGCCCGGGATACAAAGAGAAACTCCAAAAAGTGTGGTGGATGAAGCAAAAGAATTGGCTGATCTGGGTATCCCTGCACTGATCCTGTTTGGAATACCAAAAATAAAAGACGAGACTGGAAGCCATGCATATGGCGAAGATGATGTTGTCCAGAATGCAACCCGTGATATAAAGGCAGAACTGGGAGATGATATGATGGTCATAACTGATCTGTGTCTTTGTGAGTTCACGACACACGGGCACTGTGGTGTGGTGGATTATGATACTGAGGCGATCTTGAATGATCCGACCCTGCCTATACTGGGCAAGACCGCAGTCAGTCAGGCCCGGGCAGGTGCAGATATGGTTGCACCTTCAGGCATGATGGACGGGATGGTCGATGCCATAAGAAAAGCACTTGACCAGAACAGTTTTCAAAACATTCCTATTATGTCATATGCTGCCAAATATTCATCATCGTTCTACGGTCCCTTCAGGGATGCGGCAGATTCAGGATATGCATTTGGGGACAGGTCTACTTACCAGATGGACAATGGCAACAGTAACGAAGCCCTTAGGGAGGTTGAGCAGGACATCAAGGAGGGCGCTGATATAATAATGGTAAAGCCGGCCCTGCCTTACCTGGATATTATATACAGGGTCAAACATGAATTTAATATGCCAACAGCAGCCTACAATGTCAGTGGCGAGTATTCAATGATAAAAGGGGCAGTAGATAACGGCTGGCTGGATGAAACAGCAATCATGGAATCCTTAATATCAATTAAACGCTCAGGAGCAGATGTTATACTTACATATTTTGCCAAAGATGTAGCAGTGAACCTCAAATCTTAAGGATGCAAATTGTTTCGAAAGTATAAAATATATTTATACTAAAAATCAATTATGCTATCGGTGGTGATAAAGAATAGAATCACATCAATCAACTAATGGAAAGATCAATATAATTATATCAAAACAGGATAAAGCCAGTCAGAATATCAAGAACATCCTGCTGCAGATCAGAGACTGGGTACCAATTCAAGTCGATTCCCCTGAAGTAATTACTGCAGTTGAATTTAAGAAATTCAGAGTTATAGAGATCGAAGGGATGCATATCTACCAGGACGGGCTTGATAAGCGATTGGCAGCATGCCAACTGGAATCTGATATTATTATTTTTGCCTCCAAACATCGAAGTAAGGATGGAAGACGTTTACTTACTGTACATCCCACAGGAAACACCAAAGAGGCAAAATTCGGTGGGAATCCAATGGAACTGGCAGCAGCAGCTCCTCAAGCCATGCGTTCTATCTATATGAATCTCAAGACATTGACCAAGAACGAGGATTTCCAGGTGTCTCTGGAGAGTACTCATCACGGTCCCAGTGACCTGAAAATTCCGTCTTTATTTGTTGAGATCGGAAGCTCGGAAAAAGAGTGGATTGACCCGCTGGCTGGCCGTATTGTGGCAAATGCGATACTTTTGATTGGGGATGAAAATGTGCCGGTGGCAGTCGGATTAGGAGGCAATCATTATGCACCCCGTCAGACAAAATTGATGGAAGACATCGAAGTTACTTTTGGCCACATCTTTCCAACCTATAAACTTGATGACCTTAACAAGGACCTGATCATGCAAGCATTTGACCGCTCATGTGCGGATTTTGCGTATTTTGACAGAAAATCCATGAAAGCGAGACAGCGCGATCGTCTTTCTGCTATTGTTGAAAGTCTGGGATATGAGGTCTTGCGGGAGAGTGATATCAGGGAAATGGATGGGGTACCCTGGCAGTTCTGTCTGCTATTGAGGGAAAAAGTTAAAGATATATGTCCCACAGGTCGAACCCATTTTACTGAAAGTATCAAATGCGAGATTCAAACAGCATGTCAGGGATGTGTCTGTCCTAAGGTGAAGGTGGCAACCATCAATCCTGAACTTCTCAGTGAAGCAGAGAAACTTGATCGTCCCAGATTGGAGGCATTTCTGGAAAAACATAGTATAGCTTATCTGGAACACAAGAACGGCCGGTTCTCACATATTATCATATCACTGGATGATGAATGCTCTCGACTGGTAGCTGAACAACTAATAAATGAATGCTTTAATATAGTAAAAGAACACTACGATGTACGGTATGAAAAAGATGAGGGAATACTATACCTCATCAGTAGAAAATTCAGTCCAGAACTGGCCAAGGAATACGGAATATCATCAGGACCTATGTTTGGTACATTAGCAAACGGAAAATCTGTGACCTTGAATAACAGGACGATTACGCCGGAAATGGTTTATGAAACTAATGAAAAAGCCATTCGACTTAAGAATATTAATTTGTAGATAAAATATTGAGGGATAAAAGGATGGAATCCATTATCAAAGAAGCAATCTCAAGGGCTGAGCAGGAGGGGCGGAATTCAGAGGCAAAACCAAAGCATACATTTGGTGAAACTGATGAAGACCTGGAAGAAGTTCTTAAACTATTAAAAACAAACATACGCGTGTTCGGGTGTGGCGGTGGCGGTTCCAATACTATCCAGAGGATGACGGAAGAAGGTATCACCGGAGCCGAGCTTTATGCATTAAATACAGATGCTCAGCATCTATTACATATTGTTGCAGAAAGGAAAATATTGATCGGAAGGAAAAAGACCCGTGGTCTTGGTGCTGGCAGTTTACCTCAGATAGGAGAAGAAGCAGCCAAGGAAAGTGATGAGGAGATAATTGCAGCCGTCGAAGGTTCTGATATGGTATTTATTACGTGTGGTCTTGGCGGCGGTACAGGAACTGGCTCGGCTCCTGTTGTTGCAGAGGCAGCAAGAGAGGCTGGCGCGCTGACCATCGCTGTGGTCACACTTCCATTCAGTGTTGAAGGATCTGTCAGGCGTGCTAATGCTGAAGCAGGTCTTGAACGTCTGAGAGACGTGGCCGACACTGTTATTGTAGTGCCCAATGATAAGCTTCTTGAAGTTGTCCCAAGACTGCCACTGCAGGCTGCATTCAAAGTATCAGATGAAGTGTTGATGCGGGCAGTGAAAGGTATCACAGAACTAATAACAAAACCAGGGCTGGTTAACCTGGATTTCGCTGATGTAAGAACCATCATGCAAAAAGGTGGTGT is from Methanosarcinales archaeon and encodes:
- the hemB gene encoding porphobilinogen synthase, producing the protein MFPTTRLRRLRTPIMKRMFSETKLSVDDMIAPLFVDENLTQPQPIPSMPGIQRETPKSVVDEAKELADLGIPALILFGIPKIKDETGSHAYGEDDVVQNATRDIKAELGDDMMVITDLCLCEFTTHGHCGVVDYDTEAILNDPTLPILGKTAVSQARAGADMVAPSGMMDGMVDAIRKALDQNSFQNIPIMSYAAKYSSSFYGPFRDAADSGYAFGDRSTYQMDNGNSNEALREVEQDIKEGADIIMVKPALPYLDIIYRVKHEFNMPTAAYNVSGEYSMIKGAVDNGWLDETAIMESLISIKRSGADVILTYFAKDVAVNLKS
- the ftsZ gene encoding cell division protein FtsZ — encoded protein: MESIIKEAISRAEQEGRNSEAKPKHTFGETDEDLEEVLKLLKTNIRVFGCGGGGSNTIQRMTEEGITGAELYALNTDAQHLLHIVAERKILIGRKKTRGLGAGSLPQIGEEAAKESDEEIIAAVEGSDMVFITCGLGGGTGTGSAPVVAEAAREAGALTIAVVTLPFSVEGSVRRANAEAGLERLRDVADTVIVVPNDKLLEVVPRLPLQAAFKVSDEVLMRAVKGITELITKPGLVNLDFADVRTIMQKGGVAMIGLGESDGENKATESVQKALRSPLLDVDISGATSALVNVVGGPDMTIAEAENVVEEVYSRIDPEARLIWGAQIDPELEHTVRTMLVVTGVKSAQIYGKGSSRNITSRYGIDFVK